In the genome of Rhizobium etli 8C-3, one region contains:
- a CDS encoding MFS transporter — MSPTTTPAAAPRRLTSQDFRTLGLSALGGALEFYDFIIFVFFATVIGHLFFPPDMPGWLVTIQTFGIFAAGYLVRPLGGVVLAHFGDKFGRKRVFAFSILLMALSTLGMAAMPTYASIGVAAPILLILMRILQGAAIGGEVPGAWTFVAEHVPFRRVGFACGFLCSGLTLGILLGSFIATIINSVFTSEEVAAYAWRIPFFVGGIFGLVAVYLRRWLQETPIFSEMKQSRSLARELPLKAVLRDHPRGVIISMLLTWILSAGIVVTTLMTATFLEKLYGHTAKQALAATSFSTLFLIFGTAAAGAIVDRVGSGKFFTAASIFFGLATFAFYSYAAVSLTVLFVLYAIMGLSVGMVGAVPYVMVRAFPARVRFTGLSFSYNVSYAIFGGLTPLAVASLLPINPMAHAYYLLFIAALAFILGLYLMARGDSVEAEVGIEELTERLAASS, encoded by the coding sequence ATGTCTCCCACCACCACGCCCGCCGCGGCTCCCCGCCGCCTCACCTCCCAGGATTTCCGCACGCTCGGCCTTTCCGCTCTCGGCGGTGCGCTGGAATTCTACGACTTCATCATCTTCGTGTTCTTCGCCACCGTCATCGGCCATCTGTTCTTCCCGCCGGATATGCCCGGCTGGCTGGTGACCATCCAGACCTTCGGCATCTTCGCCGCCGGTTATCTCGTTCGTCCGCTTGGCGGCGTCGTGCTTGCACATTTCGGCGACAAGTTCGGCCGCAAGCGCGTCTTCGCCTTTTCGATCCTGCTGATGGCGCTCTCGACACTCGGCATGGCCGCCATGCCGACCTATGCCTCGATCGGCGTTGCCGCTCCCATCCTGCTGATCCTAATGCGCATCCTTCAGGGTGCGGCGATCGGCGGCGAGGTGCCGGGCGCCTGGACCTTCGTCGCTGAACACGTCCCTTTCCGCCGCGTCGGCTTTGCCTGCGGTTTCCTGTGTTCCGGCCTGACACTCGGCATCCTGCTCGGTTCCTTCATCGCGACGATCATCAACTCGGTCTTCACGTCCGAGGAGGTCGCTGCCTATGCCTGGCGCATTCCCTTCTTCGTCGGTGGCATCTTCGGCCTCGTCGCCGTCTATCTGCGGCGCTGGCTGCAGGAAACACCGATCTTCTCTGAAATGAAGCAGAGCCGTTCTCTGGCGCGGGAACTGCCGCTGAAGGCGGTGCTTCGCGATCATCCGCGCGGCGTCATCATTTCGATGCTGCTGACCTGGATCCTGTCAGCGGGCATCGTCGTCACCACGCTGATGACCGCTACCTTCCTTGAGAAACTTTACGGCCACACCGCCAAGCAGGCGCTTGCCGCGACGAGCTTCAGCACGCTGTTCTTGATCTTCGGCACGGCAGCCGCGGGCGCGATCGTCGACCGCGTCGGCTCCGGCAAGTTCTTCACCGCCGCCAGCATCTTCTTTGGCCTCGCTACCTTCGCGTTCTACAGCTACGCTGCCGTCTCGCTGACAGTGCTCTTCGTGCTTTACGCGATCATGGGCCTTTCCGTCGGCATGGTTGGCGCCGTGCCCTACGTGATGGTCCGGGCCTTTCCCGCGCGCGTCCGCTTCACGGGGCTTTCCTTCTCGTACAACGTATCCTATGCGATCTTCGGCGGTCTCACCCCGCTGGCAGTCGCCTCGCTGCTGCCGATCAACCCCATGGCGCATGCCTATTACCTGCTTTTCATCGCTGCACTCGCCTTCATTCTCGGGCTTTACCTGATGGCCAGGGGCGACAGCGTCGAAGCCGAGGTCGGCATCGAGGAACTCACCGAGCGGCTTGCGGCAAGCTCGTAA
- a CDS encoding NIPSNAP family protein, whose translation MITCHLRYVLDPYKIAEFEEYARLWIPIVNRMGGTHHGYFLPSEGANNIAVALFSFPSLAAYEDYRTRMATDTECQAAFELDRRNRSIISYERSFMRPVLG comes from the coding sequence ATGATTACCTGCCATCTGCGCTACGTCCTCGACCCTTATAAGATCGCGGAATTCGAGGAATATGCTCGGCTCTGGATTCCGATCGTCAACCGGATGGGCGGCACCCATCACGGCTACTTCCTGCCGTCCGAAGGCGCCAACAACATTGCCGTTGCCCTCTTTTCGTTCCCGAGCCTTGCCGCCTACGAGGATTATCGTACACGCATGGCGACGGACACCGAGTGCCAGGCGGCCTTCGAGCTCGACCGCCGCAACCGCAGCATCATCAGCTACGAACGAAGCTTCATGCGGCCCGTCCTCGGATGA